The following are encoded in a window of Candidatus Methylomirabilota bacterium genomic DNA:
- a CDS encoding radical SAM protein: MTYKAYAVSWNLTQRCNLFCAHCYMSAAPGASASGELSTEECRRVMTDIARVNPDVFLILTGGEPLLRPDIFELAARGRDHGFTVVLGTNGVLLREKQARRLREHGVQGASLSLDSIDPARHDRFRHQPGAWQGAVRATQALRAEGLDFSIHMSVTDWNLGEIPAMIDLARELQARVLNFFFLVRTGRGEQLTDITAAQYETILGYLARVQGVGAGPTPRPSPVEGAEDPWSVPAGRAGDLLIRAKCAPHFRRILWELDPRSPLLANYAHGSCPAGKYYCRITPEGDVTPCPYMPVSAGNLRQVSFAELWARGRVFQDLREPRLGGRCGACEFQVICGGCRCRAYATSGDYLAEDPACAYQPGRHGGEILRLPAAQTFGLEARFTLAWEPAARARLDAIPAFARAMVVQAVEAYARRQGQGRVTPALMTEVRAQWGVTPGRSFTPRPAPAPPAG, from the coding sequence ATGACGTACAAGGCATACGCCGTTTCCTGGAACCTCACTCAGCGCTGCAACCTCTTCTGCGCCCACTGCTACATGAGCGCGGCGCCGGGCGCGAGCGCGTCCGGCGAGCTCTCGACCGAGGAGTGCCGCCGGGTGATGACCGACATCGCCCGCGTCAACCCCGATGTGTTCCTGATCCTCACCGGGGGCGAGCCGCTGCTCCGGCCGGACATCTTCGAGCTCGCCGCCCGGGGGCGCGACCACGGATTCACGGTCGTCCTCGGCACCAACGGCGTGCTCCTGCGCGAGAAGCAGGCGCGGCGCCTCCGCGAGCACGGGGTGCAGGGGGCATCGCTCAGCCTCGACTCGATCGATCCCGCGCGGCACGATCGCTTCCGGCACCAGCCCGGCGCCTGGCAGGGCGCCGTCCGAGCGACCCAGGCGCTCCGGGCCGAGGGGCTCGACTTCTCGATTCACATGAGCGTGACCGACTGGAACCTGGGCGAGATCCCCGCCATGATCGACCTGGCCCGGGAACTTCAGGCGCGTGTCCTCAACTTCTTCTTCCTCGTCCGCACGGGTCGGGGCGAGCAGCTGACCGACATCACCGCCGCCCAGTACGAGACGATCCTCGGCTACCTGGCGCGCGTCCAGGGGGTGGGCGCCGGGCCGACGCCGCGGCCCTCCCCCGTCGAGGGCGCGGAGGATCCGTGGAGCGTGCCGGCGGGCCGGGCCGGCGACCTTCTCATCCGGGCCAAATGCGCCCCGCACTTCCGCCGCATCCTCTGGGAACTCGACCCGCGCTCGCCGCTCCTCGCCAACTACGCGCACGGGTCCTGCCCGGCCGGCAAGTACTACTGCCGGATCACCCCCGAGGGGGACGTCACGCCCTGTCCGTACATGCCCGTCAGCGCCGGGAACCTGCGTCAGGTGAGCTTCGCCGAGCTGTGGGCGCGGGGCCGGGTGTTCCAGGACCTCCGGGAGCCGCGGCTGGGCGGCCGCTGCGGAGCGTGCGAGTTCCAGGTGATCTGCGGCGGCTGCCGGTGCCGGGCCTACGCGACATCCGGCGACTACCTGGCCGAGGATCCGGCCTGCGCGTACCAGCCGGGTCGGCACGGTGGTGAGATTCTCCGCCTGCCCGCCGCCCAGACGTTCGGCCTCGAGGCGCGGTTCACGCTCGCCTGGGAGCCGGCCGCCCGGGCGCGTCTCGACGCCATCCCCGCCTTCGCCCGGGCCATGGTCGTCCAGGCAGTCGAGGCGTACGCCCGGCGCCAGGGGCAGGGGCGTGTCACGCCGGCCCTCATGACCGAGGTGCGGGCCCAGTGGGGAGTCACCCCGGGCCGATCGTTTACCCCGCGCCCCGCGCCGGCCCCGCCGGCCGGCTGA
- a CDS encoding universal stress protein yields MFRKIYVPVDNSDYSNRAIDLAVELGKAFGSELVGCHVYAARLHDYRFKQMEYTLPDEYKDETELERQRKIHDSLIAMGLQLISDSYLDVIGKKAEAAGLPFERRMMDGKHYKALIEDVRAGDYDLVVIGALGLGAVRDSQLGSVTERFVRRVPIDTLVVRNPDPLEAQQGAIVVGLDGSPQSFRGLQIGVALAKRLGRALHAVAVYDPYLHYAMFNGIVGVLSEKASKVFRFKEQEQLHEEIIDTGLAKIYQSHLEIGRKLARDAEVDLAITLLDGKCFEKLLQFCRKEHPWLLILGRVGVHSDENEADLGSNTENLLRLAPCNVLLTGGRFYPPLDVKAEEIISWTEEAEARMKRVPAQVAGVARTALLRYAIEQGHTVITSKVIDEAMAIFMPSRLAEKMQIMAEDLAVAKLRAEEAPVSAICSICGYAVKGPNPVVKCPVCGAGPEAFSLIDRQVVEAIATAEGGIAEEEVMPGVSVRWANDAREGLREVTDAYLRRRAKARIEKYARSRRIPVITKELAFPLIEETVGRDKLGAGWETLIANTRFEPASLREVAAPSGEFTWTEDAVARLNRVPAGFMRDMTREEIERVARAKQVGVVDLAMCEEGIGHARNTMNEVIAGYIRDKKPETPSPS; encoded by the coding sequence ATGTTCCGGAAGATCTACGTGCCGGTCGACAACTCGGACTACTCGAACCGCGCCATCGACCTGGCCGTCGAGCTCGGGAAGGCGTTCGGGTCCGAGCTGGTCGGCTGCCACGTCTACGCGGCCCGGCTCCACGACTACCGGTTCAAGCAGATGGAGTACACGCTGCCGGACGAGTACAAGGATGAGACGGAGCTCGAGCGCCAGCGGAAGATCCACGATTCGCTGATCGCGATGGGCCTGCAGCTCATCTCCGACTCGTACCTCGACGTGATAGGCAAGAAGGCGGAGGCGGCCGGGCTCCCGTTCGAGCGGCGGATGATGGACGGCAAGCATTACAAGGCCCTCATCGAGGACGTCCGGGCCGGGGACTACGATCTGGTGGTGATCGGCGCGCTGGGGCTGGGCGCCGTCAGGGACAGCCAGCTCGGCTCGGTGACGGAGCGCTTCGTCCGGCGGGTGCCGATCGACACGCTCGTCGTTCGCAACCCCGATCCCCTGGAAGCCCAGCAGGGCGCCATCGTGGTCGGACTCGACGGGAGTCCCCAGTCATTCCGGGGACTCCAGATCGGCGTGGCCCTGGCCAAGAGGCTCGGCCGGGCGCTCCACGCCGTCGCCGTCTACGATCCCTATCTCCACTACGCGATGTTCAACGGCATCGTCGGCGTCCTTTCCGAGAAAGCCTCGAAGGTGTTCCGCTTCAAGGAGCAGGAGCAGCTCCACGAGGAGATCATCGACACCGGGCTGGCCAAGATCTACCAGTCGCACCTCGAGATCGGGCGGAAGCTGGCCCGGGACGCGGAGGTGGACCTGGCGATCACGCTGCTCGACGGGAAGTGCTTCGAGAAGCTCCTCCAGTTTTGCCGGAAGGAGCACCCCTGGCTCCTGATCCTGGGGCGGGTCGGGGTCCACTCGGACGAGAACGAGGCCGACCTCGGCTCCAACACGGAGAACCTCCTGCGGCTCGCCCCCTGCAACGTCCTCCTCACCGGCGGGAGGTTCTACCCGCCGCTCGACGTGAAGGCCGAGGAGATCATCTCCTGGACGGAGGAGGCCGAGGCTCGCATGAAGCGGGTCCCGGCCCAGGTGGCCGGGGTCGCCCGGACGGCGCTCCTGCGCTACGCCATCGAGCAGGGGCATACGGTCATCACCTCCAAGGTCATCGACGAGGCGATGGCGATCTTCATGCCGAGCCGCCTGGCCGAGAAGATGCAGATCATGGCCGAGGACCTGGCGGTCGCCAAGCTACGGGCCGAGGAGGCGCCGGTGTCGGCCATCTGTTCCATCTGCGGTTACGCGGTCAAGGGCCCGAACCCGGTGGTGAAGTGCCCGGTCTGCGGCGCCGGCCCGGAGGCGTTCTCGCTCATCGACCGGCAGGTCGTCGAGGCGATCGCCACCGCCGAGGGCGGCATCGCCGAGGAAGAGGTGATGCCCGGCGTCTCGGTCCGGTGGGCCAACGACGCCCGCGAGGGGCTTCGCGAGGTCACCGACGCCTACCTCCGCCGGCGGGCCAAGGCCCGAATCGAGAAGTACGCCCGCTCGCGCCGGATCCCGGTGATCACCAAGGAGCTGGCCTTCCCCCTGATCGAGGAGACGGTGGGCCGGGACAAGCTGGGCGCCGGCTGGGAGACCCTCATCGCCAACACCCGGTTCGAGCCGGCCAGCCTCCGAGAGGTGGCGGCGCCGTCCGGCGAGTTCACCTGGACGGAAGACGCGGTGGCCCGCCTCAACCGCGTCCCGGCCGGGTTCATGCGGGACATGACCCGAGAGGAGATCGAGCGGGTCGCGCGCGCGAAGCAGGTGGGGGTCGTCGATCTCGCGATGTGCGAGGAGGGGATCGGGCACGCGCGCAACACGATGAACGAGGTCATCGCCGGCTACATCCGCGACAAAAAGCCCGAGACTCCCTCTCCCTCCTAG
- the cyoE gene encoding heme o synthase — MISRTGTLPGAPAVALAGARRRLADFVTLTKPRVVLMVLVTTFVGYYLGSVGGQDYVRLAHTLLGTALAAAGTLALNQFLERDVDSRMQRTRGRPLPDGRLQPGEALVFGTLTTAAGLAYLALTVGPASVLVTVATVGLYLFAYTPLKRVTPLCMVIGAVPGALPPVTGWVAARGDLGPGAAVLFAILFLWQLPHTLAIARLYREDYARAGIRVLPVVDPDGASTERQIVAGCLALLAVGLLPTLIGLAGAVYFFGALTLGGLFLACGMAQAVAPSPPAARRLLLASVLYLPILLVLMALDKVS; from the coding sequence ATGATCTCGCGGACGGGGACGCTGCCGGGGGCGCCGGCCGTGGCTCTCGCCGGCGCCCGCCGGCGACTCGCCGACTTCGTGACGTTGACGAAGCCCCGGGTCGTCCTCATGGTCCTGGTGACGACGTTCGTCGGCTATTACCTGGGCTCGGTCGGCGGCCAGGACTACGTCCGCCTCGCCCACACGCTGCTCGGGACCGCACTGGCGGCGGCCGGCACGCTGGCGCTCAATCAGTTCCTCGAGCGGGACGTCGATTCGCGGATGCAGCGCACGCGTGGCCGACCCCTGCCCGACGGTCGCCTGCAGCCGGGGGAGGCGCTCGTCTTCGGGACGCTGACGACGGCGGCGGGACTCGCCTACCTTGCCCTGACTGTCGGGCCTGCCAGCGTCCTGGTGACGGTAGCGACGGTGGGCCTCTACCTCTTCGCCTACACGCCGCTCAAGCGCGTCACGCCGCTGTGCATGGTGATCGGCGCTGTCCCGGGCGCCCTGCCCCCCGTGACGGGCTGGGTGGCGGCGCGCGGCGACCTGGGGCCGGGCGCGGCGGTGCTGTTCGCGATCCTGTTCCTGTGGCAGCTCCCGCACACGCTGGCCATCGCCCGGCTCTACCGTGAGGACTACGCGCGGGCCGGCATCCGCGTCCTGCCCGTCGTCGACCCCGACGGCGCGAGCACCGAGCGCCAGATCGTGGCGGGGTGTCTCGCCCTCCTCGCGGTGGGGCTCCTGCCGACGCTGATCGGGCTCGCGGGCGCGGTGTACTTCTTCGGCGCTCTGACCCTGGGAGGGCTCTTCCTGGCCTGTGGCATGGCGCAGGCGGTCGCGCCCTCGCCGCCGGCGGCCCGGCGGCTGCTCCTGGCCTCCGTGCTGTATTTGCCGATACTGCTGGTGCTGATGGCGCTCGACAAGGTGAGCTGA
- a CDS encoding Mrp/NBP35 family ATP-binding protein, protein MKRYRDIQGDGGSNIVGQIAEQHARLRARLAAIRRTVAVVSGKGGVGKSSVTANLGAALAAEGYAVGVLDADLNGPSIAKMLGVRGQTLRVTEAGVEPARSAEGIRVLSMDLLLPSDDTPVVWNAPTQTDAHTWRGTMEANALREFLTDTAWGALDVLLLDLPPGVDRLPTLAGLLPDLTGAVVVTIPSEVSHLVVRRSIALAREAGTPLLGLVENMAGYVCLQCGSLGALFDGPGGERLALHCGIPFLGQIPFDPRLAGAADRGRPFVLEHGESPTGRALREVAARLASAVLRA, encoded by the coding sequence GTGAAGCGGTATCGGGACATCCAGGGGGACGGCGGCTCGAACATCGTCGGCCAGATCGCCGAGCAACACGCCCGGCTCCGCGCCCGGCTGGCGGCCATCCGGCGCACGGTGGCCGTCGTCTCGGGCAAGGGCGGCGTCGGCAAGAGCTCGGTGACCGCGAACCTCGGGGCGGCGCTGGCCGCCGAGGGGTACGCCGTCGGCGTGCTGGACGCGGATCTGAATGGGCCCTCGATCGCCAAGATGCTCGGCGTGCGCGGTCAGACGCTCCGGGTCACCGAGGCGGGCGTCGAGCCGGCGCGGTCCGCCGAGGGGATCCGGGTCCTCTCGATGGACCTCCTGCTCCCGTCCGACGACACGCCCGTCGTGTGGAACGCGCCCACCCAGACCGACGCCCACACCTGGCGCGGGACGATGGAGGCCAACGCCCTGCGCGAGTTCCTGACCGACACGGCATGGGGCGCCCTGGACGTCCTGCTGCTCGATCTCCCGCCCGGCGTCGACCGGCTGCCGACGCTGGCCGGCCTGCTGCCCGACCTCACGGGCGCCGTGGTCGTCACCATTCCGTCGGAGGTCTCCCACCTGGTCGTCCGCCGATCGATCGCCCTGGCGCGCGAGGCGGGCACGCCGCTGCTCGGCCTGGTGGAGAACATGGCCGGCTACGTCTGCCTCCAGTGCGGCAGCCTCGGCGCCCTCTTCGACGGCCCGGGCGGCGAGCGCCTGGCCCTGCACTGCGGGATTCCCTTCCTCGGCCAGATCCCGTTCGATCCTCGACTGGCCGGGGCGGCGGACCGGGGCCGGCCGTTCGTCCTCGAGCACGGCGAGAGTCCGACGGGCCGGGCGCTCCGGGAGGTGGCGGCCCGCCTCGCGAGCGCAGTCCTGCGGGCGTAG
- a CDS encoding cytochrome c oxidase subunit 3, whose protein sequence is MPIIEPDLQRRVGGPPSRELGRDWQPPVPPPRGNGDDGGSGPEAYPPYSNARLGMLMLLTGETVLFGGLVAAFLVLRLGASVWPPPGQPRLPVGVTAVNTLVLIGSSYTLARALRAVRQGDQRGLVRGLARTAGLGALFLAVQGAEWIRLVGFGLTASSGIYGGTFYTLIGTHGAHVLGALTWLLIVLAWAARGRYTPREYVSLATCAMYWHFVVALWPILYILVYLV, encoded by the coding sequence ATGCCGATCATCGAGCCCGACCTCCAGCGGCGTGTCGGCGGGCCCCCGAGCCGCGAGCTGGGCCGCGACTGGCAGCCGCCGGTCCCGCCGCCCCGCGGGAACGGGGACGACGGCGGATCCGGGCCGGAGGCGTATCCCCCGTACTCGAACGCCCGCCTCGGGATGCTGATGCTGCTCACGGGAGAGACGGTCCTGTTCGGCGGGCTGGTGGCCGCTTTCCTGGTCCTGCGCCTCGGCGCCAGCGTGTGGCCGCCTCCCGGTCAGCCGCGACTTCCGGTGGGGGTCACGGCCGTCAACACGCTGGTCCTGATCGGCTCGAGCTATACGCTGGCTCGCGCGCTCCGCGCCGTCCGCCAGGGCGACCAGCGCGGCCTGGTCCGCGGCCTCGCCCGAACCGCCGGCCTCGGCGCGCTGTTCCTGGCGGTGCAGGGCGCCGAGTGGATCCGCCTGGTCGGGTTCGGCCTGACCGCGTCTTCGGGAATCTACGGCGGCACGTTCTACACGCTGATCGGAACCCACGGCGCGCACGTCCTGGGGGCCCTGACCTGGCTCCTGATCGTCCTGGCGTGGGCGGCGCGCGGCCGCTACACGCCACGGGAGTACGTGAGCCTGGCGACCTGCGCGATGTACTGGCACTTCGTGGTGGCTCTGTGGCCGATTCTCTACATCCTCGTCTATCTCGTGTGA
- a CDS encoding cytochrome C oxidase subunit IV family protein, with translation MAEAHAHKSPNYMAVFYWLAVLTVLEVGAYFLPPPTKWVLLVALALSKAALVAMYFMHLRFETRTLAYIALTPLAIGTLLVLIIMPDSRAVDHKTAESAKVEAPAKH, from the coding sequence ATGGCTGAGGCACACGCCCACAAGAGCCCGAACTACATGGCCGTCTTCTACTGGCTCGCGGTACTGACGGTGCTGGAGGTCGGCGCCTATTTCCTGCCGCCGCCCACCAAGTGGGTGCTCTTGGTCGCGCTCGCGCTCTCGAAGGCGGCCCTGGTGGCGATGTACTTCATGCATCTCCGCTTCGAGACCCGGACCCTGGCCTACATCGCTCTGACCCCGCTCGCCATCGGGACGCTGCTCGTGCTGATCATCATGCCTGACAGTCGCGCCGTGGACCACAAGACGGCCGAGTCGGCGAAGGTCGAAGCCCCGGCGAAACACTGA
- a CDS encoding COX15/CtaA family protein, whose amino-acid sequence MTTASAPMRWAHRLALVTVGATLVLIVAGGLVTNTGAALAVPDWPTTFGHNMFLYPWSQMVGGVLYEHSHRLLGALVGFLTLGLATVLWFGDRQGRLRLLGLAAVVLVGGQGLLGGLRVLLLRDTLAIVHGCLAQAFFALTVALAVFTAPAWRAPVAPLPAAEARRLWGLAVAATAALYLQIVLGALTTHAGRIDWHLGGAVVATLAVALLALRVLARHRARAALAWPAGTLLSLLALQLGLGLGAYVARFTGFAVPGGVLGGLVLPVAHRATAALLLGGAVMLVLTLGRLGGAEAAEARAQLPAGPGAQGVAA is encoded by the coding sequence GTGACGACGGCGTCGGCGCCCATGCGCTGGGCGCACCGCCTGGCGCTCGTCACCGTCGGCGCGACGCTCGTGCTGATCGTGGCCGGCGGGCTCGTGACGAACACCGGGGCCGCGCTGGCGGTTCCCGACTGGCCGACCACGTTCGGCCACAACATGTTTCTCTATCCCTGGTCGCAGATGGTCGGGGGCGTCCTCTACGAGCACAGTCATCGTCTCCTGGGGGCACTGGTCGGGTTCCTGACGCTCGGCCTGGCGACCGTGCTCTGGTTCGGCGACCGGCAGGGCCGGCTCCGGCTGCTCGGGCTGGCGGCCGTCGTCCTGGTGGGCGGGCAGGGGCTGCTCGGCGGGCTGCGGGTGCTCCTCCTGCGGGATACGCTGGCGATCGTCCACGGCTGCCTGGCTCAGGCCTTCTTCGCCCTGACGGTGGCGCTCGCCGTCTTCACCGCCCCGGCCTGGCGAGCGCCGGTGGCGCCCCTCCCGGCGGCCGAGGCCCGCCGCTTGTGGGGGCTCGCGGTGGCGGCGACCGCCGCGCTCTATCTCCAGATCGTGCTGGGTGCCCTGACGACGCACGCCGGCCGGATCGACTGGCACCTGGGCGGCGCCGTCGTGGCGACGCTCGCCGTGGCGCTCCTCGCGCTACGCGTGCTCGCTCGGCACCGGGCGCGGGCGGCGCTCGCCTGGCCGGCCGGGACCCTGCTGAGCCTCCTCGCGCTTCAGCTCGGGCTCGGGCTCGGCGCCTACGTCGCGCGCTTCACGGGGTTCGCCGTGCCCGGCGGTGTCCTCGGCGGCCTGGTGCTGCCGGTCGCCCACCGGGCCACCGCCGCTCTGCTCCTCGGCGGGGCGGTCATGCTCGTGCTCACGCTCGGGCGGCTCGGCGGGGCCGAAGCGGCCGAGGCCCGGGCGCAGCTGCCGGCGGGGCCGGGCGCGCAGGGGGTGGCGGCATGA
- a CDS encoding DUF983 domain-containing protein, with the protein MDLARSRRLLGRGLRLQCPRCGAGGMFEGWFRMRSRCPGCGLVFEREPGYFVGAIYLNYGATVVIALLGYFGLGAWLGLTVGQQLAIWGTFAVLFPLWFFRYSKSLWLSLDNFVDPTDARFGC; encoded by the coding sequence ATGGACCTCGCACGGTCACGGCGGCTGCTGGGTCGGGGCCTCCGTCTGCAGTGCCCTCGCTGTGGCGCCGGCGGCATGTTCGAGGGATGGTTTCGCATGCGGTCGCGCTGCCCTGGCTGCGGGCTCGTCTTCGAGCGCGAGCCGGGCTACTTCGTGGGGGCCATCTACCTGAACTACGGCGCGACGGTGGTGATCGCCCTCCTCGGTTACTTCGGGCTGGGCGCCTGGCTCGGCCTCACCGTCGGGCAGCAGCTCGCGATCTGGGGCACGTTCGCCGTCCTCTTCCCGCTCTGGTTTTTCCGGTACAGCAAGAGCCTCTGGCTGAGTCTCGACAATTTCGTCGACCCGACCGACGCCCGCTTCGGATGCTGA
- a CDS encoding cytochrome c oxidase subunit 3, translated as MTEAALPHPAVEPAESPLTPESWGKLGMWIFLAGDAVGFGVLLASYGAVRASSADWPPPAVHFGINIPAVMTFILICSSVTMVKALEWIQRGDMRRARSRLLWTMGGGLLFLGMQGYEWTHLIEQGMRVFGNPWGAALFGASFYIITGFHGLHVTGGVIYLAVVRAAISRFQDQRYNYMITEIVGLYWHFVDLVWIMVFTLIYLL; from the coding sequence GTGACTGAAGCCGCGCTGCCTCACCCGGCCGTCGAGCCGGCCGAGTCGCCGCTCACCCCCGAGAGCTGGGGGAAGCTCGGAATGTGGATCTTCCTGGCGGGAGACGCCGTGGGGTTCGGCGTGCTGCTGGCCTCCTACGGGGCGGTCCGGGCTTCCAGCGCGGATTGGCCGCCGCCCGCCGTCCACTTCGGGATCAACATTCCGGCCGTCATGACCTTCATCCTGATCTGCTCGAGCGTCACGATGGTCAAGGCGCTCGAGTGGATCCAGCGCGGGGACATGCGGCGGGCGCGGAGCCGCCTGCTATGGACCATGGGCGGGGGGCTGCTCTTCCTCGGAATGCAGGGGTACGAGTGGACGCACCTGATCGAACAGGGGATGCGAGTCTTCGGGAATCCCTGGGGAGCCGCGCTCTTCGGGGCCAGCTTCTACATCATCACGGGCTTCCACGGGCTCCACGTGACCGGCGGCGTGATCTACCTGGCGGTGGTCCGGGCGGCGATCTCCCGCTTCCAGGACCAGCGCTACAACTACATGATCACCGAGATCGTCGGACTCTACTGGCATTTCGTGGACCTCGTGTGGATCATGGTGTTCACGCTCATCTACCTGCTCTGA
- a CDS encoding PCP reductase family protein — protein MRPPGEVRWTPEAEERLQRAPVFLRGMVRRLAERRARAEGIPVITPELMTRYKQEMMGLAASGGYAIPGTAAPPALPWTSEADALLASIPEFMRPITRRICEELALEQGASRITPALIREAEGLAEAEVPAEPLPWTPEADTLLLARLGRTPPMMADFVMLLFKRDVEAEARRRGESAVTAEVFRRVWVAGREEPVEWAPDAWERLQTAPEFVREGIRKAAERRARRLGARVITSPLLTRFRNQAMMKAVKRIRELGFAELTFDAFDAAKERLRIVSLNPEAQERLDRIRRYFETERAGRSGDFLGHELMQRFRTYLEDPSAAPLDTSDEGLAP, from the coding sequence GTGAGGCCGCCCGGCGAGGTCCGCTGGACCCCCGAGGCCGAGGAGCGCCTCCAGCGTGCGCCGGTCTTCCTGCGCGGCATGGTGCGGCGGCTGGCCGAGCGGCGTGCCCGCGCCGAGGGGATTCCGGTCATCACGCCCGAGCTGATGACGCGCTACAAGCAGGAGATGATGGGACTGGCCGCCTCCGGCGGCTACGCGATCCCCGGGACGGCCGCCCCGCCCGCCCTGCCGTGGACGTCCGAGGCCGACGCGCTCCTGGCCTCGATCCCGGAGTTCATGCGACCCATCACCCGGCGGATCTGCGAGGAGCTCGCCCTCGAGCAAGGCGCCTCCCGCATCACCCCCGCACTCATCCGGGAGGCGGAGGGGTTGGCCGAGGCGGAGGTGCCGGCCGAGCCCCTGCCGTGGACGCCCGAGGCCGACACCCTCCTGCTGGCACGGCTCGGCAGGACGCCGCCGATGATGGCGGACTTCGTCATGCTGCTCTTCAAGCGCGACGTGGAGGCCGAGGCCCGGCGACGCGGCGAGTCGGCCGTCACCGCGGAAGTCTTCCGGCGGGTGTGGGTTGCCGGCCGGGAAGAGCCGGTCGAGTGGGCGCCCGACGCCTGGGAGCGGCTCCAGACCGCGCCCGAGTTCGTGCGCGAGGGCATCCGGAAGGCGGCCGAACGGCGCGCCCGGCGCCTGGGCGCGCGTGTGATCACCTCCCCGCTCCTCACCCGGTTCCGTAACCAGGCGATGATGAAGGCCGTGAAGCGCATCCGGGAGCTCGGCTTCGCCGAGCTCACCTTCGACGCCTTCGACGCCGCCAAGGAGCGGCTCCGCATCGTCAGCCTCAACCCCGAGGCGCAGGAGCGGCTGGACCGGATCCGCCGGTACTTCGAGACCGAGCGGGCGGGCCGATCCGGCGACTTCCTCGGCCATGAGCTGATGCAGCGCTTCCGGACATACCTCGAGGACCCGTCGGCGGCGCCGCTCGACACCTCCGACGAGGGCCTGGCGCCGTGA
- a CDS encoding thiamine pyrophosphate-binding protein, whose amino-acid sequence MDRTGGEWVVDALAAEGVRHVFGIPGVHNLAIYDALLRQTTIRHILAR is encoded by the coding sequence ATGGATCGGACCGGCGGCGAATGGGTCGTGGACGCGCTGGCCGCCGAGGGAGTCCGCCACGTCTTCGGGATCCCGGGTGTCCACAACCTGGCCATCTACGACGCCCTCCTCCGCCAGACGACGATTCGCCACATCCTGGCGCG